The Corynebacterium felinum DNA segment AGAAACCATCAACCAAACCCTCAGCCAACGCACACAAATCAAGCGCAGCACTACCCAACCGTCGAATATCGCGCACCTTCGGCAACACCTCAACCAAAAACTCAGCTTGGGCTGATCGTCGCTTGTGTGAATACCCAAAACCAGTAGCAATCAGCGCCTGGCCCAACGAAGACTCCGCTGTGACCGACAGTCGCTTCGGTGGGCAACCTGGCTTGAACTTCATCGCACCATTGCCCTCACTAGCAGCAAACAGCTCACCCGTTGCAGGATTAAACACAGCGCCCGCAATCGGCGCCCCATCACACACTGCGGCAATCGACACGCAGTATTGCGGATACCCATAAATAAAATTCACAGTCCCATCGATCGGATCAACGATCCACGTCACCGACGACACCGAAACCCGCTGTGTTCCCTCCTCGCCGATCAACCCATCCTCGGGCCGACGCTGAAGCAAAAGCTCATCAATCAAATCCTCAGCCAACGTATCTGCGATCGTGACCGGATCCACCGGCGACGACTTCGACTGACTAAACGCCCTCACATCGCCTAACTCAGCACGCTTCGCAGCAACAGCCACCCCTGCATCAACCGCAATCTCCGCAGCCACCACACCCAACTCCGCAACAAACGCGCGGCGGGCAAACTGCGCGTTGACATTGCTTGCACGCTGCAACGATACGTGTTCCTCCCGCAACGGCTCGATATCAGGTACACAGTGAGTAGCCACAACAACACAACCTTCTTTTTGACTATGAATACCGACGCCATTGTAGGCCACAAACCTGAAAACACCCCCTCCCCCTCGAAGCGACCACGCACACTGCGAAGCGTTAACACAGCAAATCAGAAAAATCGCAGCGGTCCCATTACCCGCACGTGGGTGTGACAAAAATACACACGCGATATTTCTCACGTCAGCACAGATCTTTAATAGAAGACTTTGTCGCTTAAGATATGTCTTATGACCAGAATAGGATTTGGTATTGACGTTGGCGGCTCCGGTATCAAAGGCGCCCGAGTTGATCTCGACACCGGCGAATTCATCGGTGACCGCATCAAAATTCTCACCCCCAAACCCGCAACCCCTGAAGCCATCGCCCAAACCTGCGCCGAAATCCTGCGCATTGCACAATGGCACGGCCCCGTCGGCATCACATTGCCTTCGGTGATCAAAAACCAGTTCGTTCTCTCCGCAGCAAACATCGACCCCAGCTGGATCGGCATCAATGTAGGCGAACTGTTTGCCCAGCATTTAGCAGAACGAGACGTTTGCGTGCTCAACGACGCCGACGCCGCAGGTTTAGCCGAAGCTCGCTACGGTGTACCTGACGCTGCGAAGGGCGCAACAGTTTTGCTGACTTTCGGCACAGGCATTGGCTCCGCCTTGCTTATCGACGGCGTACTCTACCCCAACACTGAACTCGGCCACATGATCGTTGGAGGCAGGGAAGCTGAAAGCTTCGCGTCCTCCGCGGCCAAGGATCGCGACGAAATCGGCTACACCAAATGGGCTGCGCGCGTATCAGAGGTTTTGTGCGAAATTGAGCGCCTTTTCAACCCTGCCACGTTTATTGTTGGTGGCGGCATTTCACGCAAAGCTGACAAGTGGGTTCCAAAGCTGAGCTGTAGCACACCGGTAGTACCGGCAAAGCTCCGCAATCGTGCGGGTATTGTGGGCGCGGCGATGGCAGCTGAGCAAAACCTCAAGCCTTAAAAAACGCTTCTTAGATTTGTGGCGTAATTTTTGGTGACACCAGCTCACAATTCACCTGTCCACAGAATCAGATTTGTGGGTTGATGGGCGTCACAGCATTGGTGCGCCACAGTATCGTATATGCCAGAACGTCACGTACCCATCAACACCTTGACAACCCTCAGTTCCCCAGGGCTTTGGCTACGACCGATCTACTGTGCCTTTATGTTTCCACCCCCCTATCCACACGGATTGCCCTCGTAGCTAAGCCCCCATTCGATGAACATCGTTTGGGGAGGTTGAGGGTTGTTTTTTCAAGATTTTTCTCATCGCGTTTTAGCGATATGCACGGTTGCGCAAGTGACACAACTCGTAAAAAGGTTTGCCCCCGTGACCAAGAAACACTTTTCGTTTCGGCAAAAATTTAACGAGTGATTTATAATGGCACTTTGTCCAAGGCTAGGAAATATACTTCCCTACCTTTTCAAGCATGATCTTCATCGCATGGTCAAACCCCCAGGACATCCCACTCACTAACCCTTAGGTATTCTTAAGGTATTGGTTTTCATGGGATCCTGCCATCACTGTGATATTGAAGGACATGGATCGTAGGTCAGCGCGAAAGCGGGAAGTGCAGCGAGTTTCTACTCATTGATGTGGGAATTTTCTGCACTGGCCCGAAGTTAAAAATTAAAAGTATTAAGTGACATGCCGAAATATTCACATTTCTGCTGCACTTTTTCATCATGGTCTTCCAAGCATTGCCTGTACACGGTGTGGGTACGGCAAGGATTGTGAAGATGCTGTGCTGAAACAACGACGCCGACGAAGGGGCAACTGTGACTGAAACTCCGAAGAAGGCAGCCAAGAAGGTTGCGAAAAAGACTGCACGAAAGGCTGCACGCAAAGTTGCTGCACCCCGTGCTGCAACTCCAGTTGAATCCTCGGTTGATAGCCCTATTGAAGAGACCGTTTCTTCGCAGGTTTCTGTTTCCGCTGGTGATGACACCGCTATCACAGTTGTGAAAAAGGTAGCGAAGAAGTCGATTGCCAAGAAAGCCGTGGCAAAGAAGGCGCCGAAGGTTCCGAAGCCAACGTTTAGTCCTGACCTCGATGATGAGCCGATTTTGGAGCTACCTTCCGAAGAGGAAGAAACTCCTGTAAAGAAAGCTGCCAAGAAGGTTGCTAAGAAGGCAGCGGCGAAGGCGACCAAGAAGACCGCAAAGAAAGCTACTGCGAAGAAGCCAGCTGTTGTTGAAGCCACACCAGTGGTAACTGATGATGATCTCGGCTTGGATGACGATGACGACAATCTCGGCCTCGATGACGACGATGACTTCGGCTTGGATGACGATGACGACGATGACGTTAGTTTCGTCGCCGATATCGACTCTTTCGACGATTCTGAGGAAGACGATGAAGATTCTGACGAGTCTGACGAAGAAGAGGAAGATGACGGTTCTTCGGTGTGGGACGAGGACGAGTCCGCTGCCCTGCGCCAAGCCCGTAAGGATGCGGAGCTGACTGCATCCGCTGACTCTGTTCGCGCTTACCTGAAGCAGATCGGCAAGGTTGCCCTGCTGAACGCGGAAGAAGAAGTTTCCCTCGCTAAGCGCATCGAGGCGGGCCTGTACGCAACCTATCGCATGGAGCAGATGGAAGAGGCGTACAACAAAGGGGATAAGGATGCGAAGCTGACCCCTGCCGTGAAGCGTGATCTGCGTGCGATTGCCCGTGATGGACGTAAGGCAAAGAACCACCTGTTGGAAGCAAACCTTCGTCTTGTTGTTTCTTTGGCCAAGCGTTACACCGGCCGTGGCATGGCTTTCCTTGACCTTATTCAGGAAGGAAACCTCGGTTTGATCCGTGCAGTTGAGAAATTCGACTACACCAAGGGTTATAAGTTCTCCACCTACGCCACCTGGTGGATCCGTCAGGCCATCACTCGTGCAATGGCCGACCAGGCCCGAACCATCCGCATCCCAGTGCACATGGTGGAAGTGATCAACAAGCTGGGTCGTATTCAGCGCGAATTGCTGCAGGATCTCGGCCGTGAACCAACCCCTCAGGAACTGGCTAAGGAGATGGATATCTCCGAGGAAAAGGTTCTGGAAATTCAGCAGTACGCGCGTGAGCCTATTTCTCTCGACCAGACCATTGGCGATGAAGGCGACTCGCAGCTGGGTGACTTCATTGAGGATTCCGAAGCCGTAATAGCAGTTGATGCTGTGTCCTTCACCTTGCTGCAGGATCAACTCCAAGATGTTTTGCACACGCTGTCTGAGCGTGAAGCAGGTGTGGTGAAGTTGCGCTTCGGTCTGACCGATGGCATGCCTCGCACTTTAGACGAAATTGGTCAGGTTTACGGTGTTACTCGTGAACGTATCCGCCAGATTGAGTCGAAGACCATGTCGAAGCTGCGCCACCCATCGCGTTCCCAAGTGCTGCGCGACTACCTCGACTAGGAACTTCAAGTAACACCTGGCGTTTCAAACATAAAACGCACAAGAGTAAAAGTGTGGGCATATCGCCCACACTTTTACTCTTGTGCGCACTCCGCCCTTTTTACCTCTTTCTCCCCCCCTCCTACACTATTGAGCTTTATCTTTTTCCCCTTTGAACAACTCAGCCGGTGGTCTGGGTTCGCGAACGTTTCGTTCAACCCCACACCACCGGCTGCGCACATCTTGAATGTGACTCTTCGTTCATGTGCCAGGTAAAACGGTAGAAATCCTAGTGAGTGCTTTCCTCCGGTGGATACCCAGGATATGTACCAGGTTGCGTATGCGGCTGCGAAAAGCCTTCACGGTCATTAACACTATGTGGCGGCATCGTGCGTGCAGTCGGCCCCTGAACCCCCTCAGCAGGGGGCTGAGTTGGTGGGTTCACCATTGCCTGTGAAGCCTGCATCCTCTCAGACTGTGCTGCCGGTGGTAGTGGTGTGCCATAGCCCAATGCGCGGTGCACGATTTCAAATGGCCCACGCTTACCGCTGAAAGCCCACAGGTTGGCAAAAATTAAGGTACCAACCCACACCAGTGCTGAAACTACAGTGACCATAGCTGCACCGGCGTCGAATCCTATCCCTAAACCGTAGTTGGCCACAAAAATGCCAAACAAAACGGACTGAAGAATATAGCCAGTCATGCTCATCGCACCGAGCCGAGTAATCATGGTGACCGGCCACGCGGACTGCCAGTTATTCCGCGCAAGAAAACGGCAAATATACAGTGCCGCAACTACAAAGCCTGGGCCCGAGAGAAAGCCCACGGTGTTGTTCAGCGCCCACCACCACGAAACACCCGGGATGAACCCAGCCTGCGACAAACCCAAGGGAAGTCCGATGCCCACAATGATTGCCGCGGTCACCCACATGCAGGGTTTGAGAAAACGCTCATACGGTTCCGGATTAGCCAGCATCCCACGTCGGCCAGCAATAAATCCAATAATGATCAGTGGCCCAATCATGGGAACAACGAGGACTGCCCCAAAAATGCCAAACAATAGCTGCAAAAACCCAGGTTTCAGCTGCCCTTGAAAATAGGTGGAAGAATCAGTGACAAGTCCGCCTGCAACCTGCATTCCATCCCCTAACCCGAAGAATCCAAAACTCAGAGCAATGAGGGGAAGGGACACTGCCCACACGATCACCGCAATGCGCACAAGCCTTTTGTCACTTAATGCCAGCATGAAAATTACCACGAGCGCGATCAAACCGTAGGTAAACATGATGTCACCCCAGAACAGAAAAACAGTGTGTACTGCACCGAACGCAACCAAAGCGCCATAACGGCGCAAAAGTTGCCCACGTGTTTCGCGCACACTGTAGCCCTTATTTAATTGGCGAATCATAATCATGCCAATGCCATAGCCCAGCAATGTAGCAAACATAGGCAAGCCACGGACATGCGCAAACATGGCGCTGAAAATCACGGCAGTTTTATCCACCATAGAACCATCAACAATCAAACCACTGGTCGTTGCTCCCGGTGCTGAGGAGTCCGGACTTGTCGCCCACGCTGTTAAACCATTGGCAATGGCAATACCCAACAGCGCAATTCCACGCGCAAAGTCTGGGGTGAGCAAGCGTTGTTGCTTCTCTAAATTTTGGGAACTCAAATCTTTAACACTCTTCTCTAAATAAGACACACAAAAGGGGCACTTCAGCACCAGTGCTACCGGCGAGATGTACCCCTCGTGATTTCATTCCCATTAATGGGAATGATCAGCAAAACAACAATTAAGAAAGCTCGCGCTGTTTTTGCTCAAGATTGTCCATGATGCACTGTTGCTGCTCTTGTGGATTAGTCAGGTGAGAACACTCGGTGATTGCATCACCGGCAAAATAAAACACCACGAACAAAAGCACGACAGAAATAACCAGTACAAGAATCGACAGAATCAAACCGCCAACAGCCATACCCTTACGTGCGTTGCCTGGAGCAAACTTCTTGGCCTTTACTAGGCCAATGATGCTCAAAATCAAACCAACAATCGCAGGTGCCCACGCGAGAGCCGTACCGATAAAAGAAATGAGTGCAACGACAGCGATCACACTGACAATCAAACCGGCCAAGGCCAAGCCATTTTTAGCAACAGGGTCAACACCAGAGGCTAGATACTGATCATTGAAACCAGCATCGAAGTTCTGGGAATTATAGGCAGGAACCTCAGGAGAACCATAAGGATCATTATTTGGGGTAGTCATAAAGTCTCACTCGCTTTCAGCGGTTCACATTCCACGTCCGCAGAATTAGGGGTTACACATACAACGGCGCTCAAGCCAACACCCAACAATACCGCAAATCGCTGTCAAGTACAGAACCCTTTCCACCATCTGGTTGAGAATATTGCCCTAAAAGTCGGCACAAAACTCTAACTTTTAACTAACCCCAATTGCCCGCAAACCCCCAGCGTACAGGCGATATCTGAGGGTCGTCGATAAGCTTTTCCTAAACCGTGGAAAAGTTTGGGCAAAAAATTTTTCACTCCACTGTTCACAGTTCAAGAAAAGCAGCATTCTAGGACCCTAAGGCTACCAGCGCCGCAAATACTCGATACGTGCTTTCAACTGATCAGCAGTACACATCGCAGTCGGCGGACCCCCGCATTTAGCACGAACCTCAGTATGGATCGCCCCATGAGGACGCCCCGTACGCTGCGCAGTAATAGCAACCAGCGCATTAAGCTCCCGACGCAACTGAGGAATCTCTTTACTGGCCACCTGCGAATCCTCATCAGATTCGCCCTGTTGAAGCTTCTCTTTTTTATCCTTCTCCGCCTGCGCACGCAACTGCTTCGCCTCTTTTTCCCGGGCATCAAGCTGCTCAGCTTGACGCTTGCGAAGCAATTCACGCATCTGATCAGCATCCAGCAACCCAGGCAAACCAAGATAGTCCGCTTCTTCCGCAGAACCAGCCAAAGTTGCAGTCCCATAGGTCGAACCGTCATAAATCAGCGAATCAAGTTCTGCCTCAGCACCCACCGATTCGTAGCTTTTCTCCAACTCACCCTCGGATTCCTTCTTGTTCGCCTGCGCCAACAAGTCGTCATCCCAACCATCCTTTTCACGATGTGGCTTACCCAACACGTGATCACGCGACACTTCAAGCTTCGCCGCCAAATCTAACAACACCGGAACAGACGGCAAAAACACGCTCGCAGTCTCCCCCGGACGACGCTTACGCACAAAACGCCCAATAGCCTGCGCGAAGAACAAAGGTGTTGAAGAACTCGTCGCATACACACCCACCGCAAGACGCGGAACATCCACGCCTTCCGACACCATGCGCACCGCAACCATCCACTCATCATCACCAGCCGAAAACTCTTCGATCCGATCAGACGCACCCGGCTCATCAGAAAGAATCACCGACACCGGCGTAGTACTGAGCGTTTCCAAAATACGGGCATAGGCACGAGCCGTCGTCTTATCAGTAGCGATCACCAAACCACCAGCATCAGGAATCACCTTACGCAGCTCCAACAAACGCGTATGCGCAGCCTTCAACACGGCAGGAATCCAATCACCCTTAGGATCCAACGCAGTCTTCCATGCACGCGCAGTCTGCTCAGGATTCAGCGGCTCACCCAACCTGGCCGCGTATTCTTCACCGGCACTCGTACGCCACCGCGCCTCACCGGAATACGCAAGGAACACAACGGGGCGCACCACGCCGTCGGCAAGCGCATCGGAATAGCCATAGGTATGGTCTGCTTGGGAAACGAGGTGCCCCTGACCATCCTCTTCGTAGCGCACGAAAGGAATCGTGGAATCATCGGATCGGAATGGCGTACCGGTCAGAGCGAGGCGTCGTTCGACATCGCGGTAGGCTTCTCGGATACCGTCACCCCAGCTTTTTGCATCGCCACCGTGGTGAATCTCGTCCAAGATCACAAGCGAACGCTTCGCTGTAGCAACCGCATAGTGCTTGTACGGATGCATGGCCACCTGTGCGTAGGTGACAACCACTCCGTGATATTGGGGATTGACCGCATCCGTGTTTTTAAATGTGGGGTCAAGTGAAAGCCCCACGCGAGCTGCAGCTTCCGACCACTGAATCTTGAGGTGTTCAGTGGGCACCACAACGATGACACGGTCAACTGTCCGTGCTGCTGTGAGTTCGGTGGCCACGCGGAGGGCGAATGTTGTTTTACCGGCACCTGGCGTTGCAACCGCGAGGAAGTCTCGCGGTTTGTTCATGAGGTACTTCGTCAGCGCTTGGCGCTGCCAAACGCGAAGATCACTACTCACTATTTACGCAGACTCCTATATGCACGCTCGCAGTCGGGGCACACCGGTGATCCAGGTTTAGCCTGCTTAGTTACAGGGAAGACCTCTCCGCAGAGCGCGACAACCATCCGGCCTGATACAGCCGACTCCACGATTTGATCCTTTTTCACGTAGTGGAAAAACTGAGGGGTATCGTCATCCGTCGAAATATCTTCGCGAACATCTGGACGTTCAATGGTTTGGGTACTAGTAGTCACCCTACCTATATTGCCCCATCGTTCGCTCTTCGCGCCACGCGGGGCTAGGTTGGTATGTATGGACCCAGATAAAAAACACGGTTCCCGACCTTTTTCTGCTGATGGTTTCAGCCACCACACTCGAAATTCTGCTGCACAGGATTACGCGCGCACTGAACACGCGGGATTTTTTGATGCCAGCGAGTGTGATGTTGTTGATGTAGACGAAGGTGATTCTTCCAACGCGGGTGATTCTGGGGCTGGGATTAAGCGGCGAAAGTTGTCGCTGAAGCGTCGCAAGAATGTGATTTTAGTTACCACTGCTGGCCAGTCTGTCAGTGAGAATCGTCGCAAGCGTGAAAAACAGTACACGTGGATTCAGGGTGTGCGCTTGCCGTTTTTGGTCCTTGCGGCCTTGGCGTACATGTATTTCAATTCGGTGCTTATTGCATCGGTGTTGTTTATTATTTCGGTGCCGTTGCCTTGGATTGCTGTGGTGATCGCTAATGGCGTGGGTGAGCCTCGAGATTCGCGAGCACCGGCAGTGTATAAACCGGCCGCGATTCGCGCGCAGATGGCCTCGCAGATTCACGCTTCCTCGCAGCAAAGTGTTGGCGGTGGGCCATTGTCCTTGCCAAGCGTGCGGGATGATTCTGTAGTGGATTCAGACGACGTTTCCTAGCTCAGCTCGCTGACTAGGTTTGCGGATAGTAATGTAGGTGCGTATTTTCTCCTACAGCTTCGTCGCAATGCCTAGATTCTTTGCGGTTGGTGTTCGTGGGGGGTTTTGATTGTTGTTGCTGGTGCGTGTTGGGGAGTTTAAAGGTGTCTGATTCTGGTTTTGTTCCGTCCCGTGGTGTGTTGGGGGCGGTTGCTGGTGAGTTAAAGGCGAAGTTGCTTGATTGTGGTTTCCATGTTGGGGGCATTCAGTCGTTTTTAGGCGCGGAGGGGTATGCGGCGTTGCGTCGGGGTGAGCCCGGTGCGGTGTTGTGGTCTGTGGAGTCTCGTAAGCACAAGCCGTTGGCGGTTCTGATTTCCGCGTTTTTGGTACATGCATCTGTTGCTCGCGAAGAGTTGGAGCGTGTCTTGGGCGAGGATTTGGTGAGCACGCTTATCGACGCCGGGGTTTTGGGTAGCCGGAGTGTTTTCATGAAGTCACCGTGTGAGGATAAAGGTTTGACAGCACTCATTGATGTGCAGCCGCACATCATTGCTGGCCGGAACTGTTTTGTTTTCTCCGATGTAGATGCGTCCCAGCTTGTCGATTATGTTCCGGGTTCGGAGCATGTGCTTGGTGTGGGTGCGGCGAGTCTGTCGCTTTTGGCCACCACTCCTTCCACGCCTGTAGATACGGTGTTGGATTTAGGTGTTGGTTCTGGTGTTCAGGTGTTGGGCCAGTTGGGGGTTGCTGGTTCTATTTGTGCAACGGATATTCATGGCCGGGCATTGGATTTTGCTTCGGCTACGTTGGCAGGGTGTTCTGGCTCGGAGATTGAGTTGCTCGAAGGCAGTTGGTTTGAGCCGGTTGCTGGGCGAAGTTTTGACCGGATTATTGCGAATCCTCCGTTTGTTGTCGGTGCTGGTGCAGTTGATTTGGTGTACCGCGATTCTGGATTGAATCTCGATGGCGCTACTGAGCTTGTGGTTGGGGGCGCATGCGAGCATTTGGCGTTGCATGGCAGTGCTCATTTGTTGGGGGCGTGGGCGCATGTTCGTGGACAGTCCTGGCGGGAGCGTGTGGCTAGTTGGCTTCCTGATCAGGGGGTGTGCGCATTAATTTTGCAGCGTGATGTTGTTTCGCCGGAGACTTATGTGGGTACCTGGTTGCGGGATGAGTCGATTGATCCCCGCTCAGAATTAGGTCAACGCCGTACGCGTGAGTGGTTGGAGCATTTCGCCCGTGAACAGGTGGAGGCTATTGGTTTTGGCTATATAGCCATTGTTCGCGTTGATGATAATCAGGCTTCCGATGTTCTTTTGGAGGAGTTTTCGCATGCCACTGATTCCCAGTTGGGTGAAGAAATTCAGGAGTATTTCCTTCGCTTGGAGTGGCTAAACCAACGCTCGGCCGAGGACATTGTGAATTCCTGTTTCATGTTGCGCCCAACCGTAGCTAAGGAAGAAGTCAGCGTTGCTGATCGTGATGCTGGTATGGGCTTTAGCGTCGAGGTTGTTCGCTTAGTGCGGATGGATGGTCCTCGCTGGAGCCACGAGGTTGATGCCGGTCTGGTGTCGATTATTAGTGGCATGCATCCACAAGGATTATGTTTGGGTGAGATTGTTGATTTGTTTGCACTCAGTCGCGGGCTTGATCCTGAGGTTGTGCGTGAAGCAGTGATTGGCCCTGTGGTGGATTTGGTTCGCCATGGGCTGTTGTTGCCCGCTGATTTGATGCGTGCAAGCGATGATAGCGATAATGAGGAGTAGTTTCTTTTGAAAGCTGTTGTCATGCGCGTCACTCAAGCGAGTGTGGTGGTTGATGGTGAAACTGTGGGTGCTATTGAATGCCCAGAAACTGGCGGATTGTTAGCCTTGGTGGGTGTTGGCGCTGATGATGCTCCTGATGCGTGGGAGACAATGGTGCGTAAGCTTGCCGAACTACGCATTTTGCGTGATGAGCGTTCGGTGGAGGAGGCTGGCGCACCAGTGTTGTTGGTGTCGCAGTTTACCTTGATGGGGAGGACGAAGAAGGGGCGTCGCCCCTCGTGGTCCGATGCGGCGCGTGGCGACGTTGCCCAACCGGTGATCAATCAGATAGCTCAGGGTTTGCAGGCGCGCGGGATTGAGGTTGAACAAGGTCGTTTCGGCGCAATGATGGATGTACACAGTGTCAATGACGGCCCGTTCACCGTCATTATCGAGTGCTAGGGCCCTCTATCTGAAGGCACCAAAGTCACCTAGTAGATTCAGTGTTCATTGCCGACTGCAGACTATTAAAAAGTAAAGAGTTGCTAATGCAAAGCTGTGAGTGGCCTGTACATCCAAGGAACAAGTAGAGGCATTTTACCCCCTTAAATTCGGGGATTTAACCCACTTTCTGTTTTGATTGCGATTGTTCTTGCCAGTTTTCAGGGTAGTTCACCAACGTGGACTACCCCCATTTTGCTACCCCCGCTTTTTGTAGGTGACCTCGTAAAATGCTCCGGGATTGATAGTTGGGAACTTAATGCGAAGTTCGTGCGTTAAGTGGTGTGAATAATCAACGAGTGTCTTCAGGAGGCAAGTATGAGCAGTTCTACCCTTCGGGAATTTGACTCAGACGATTCATACGAGTTCGTCGGTGATGATCTTCCTACTCCTGCCGAAGGAGACGATTATGGTAGCGCCATCGATTCCCTTGACGTCGATGATTCCGATGATCCTGCCCTCATTGATGATGTAGATGATGTAGATGATGTGGCGGATTCGGAGGAAGAGGATGACCCTTCCCGCTCGGTGCGGACAATTTCCCTTGCTTCGCCCGATAACGTCAATGTTGACGAGCTCGACGATGAGGAAGCTAAAGAACTAGATCGGGGTTCCCGAAGAGGGCATACGAACGATAACCCTTCCGCTGATCTTGTTCGCGTGTATCTGAACGGCATTGGTAAAACTGCACTACTCAGCGCTGAAGATGAAGTTTATTTGGCCCAGACCATTGAAATTGGTCTCTATGCCGAGTATTTGCTTAATGATTCCGACCAGAATCTCACTCGTGCGATGAAGCGTGATTTGAAGGTCTTGGTCAAGGAAGGGCGCAAGGCTCGCTCTCATTTATTGGAAGCAAACCTTCGTTTGGTGGTGTCGTTAGCAAAGCGCTACACGGGCCGTGGAATGCCATTGCTGGATTTGATCCAGGAAGGCAATTTAGGGTTGATCCGCGCAATGGAGAAGTTCGATTACTCCAAGGGCTTTAAGTTCTCTACCTATGCTACGTGGTGGATTCGCCAGGCTATCACTCGTGGCATGGCAGATCAGTCTCGCACGATTCGCCTACCAGTTCATTTGGTGGAGCAGGTGAATAAACTTTCGCGTATTAAGCGTGAGATGTACCAACACTTGGGTCGTGAAGCCACTCATGAAGAGCTGGCTGAAGAGACCGGTATCGATGAGTCGAAGATTGAGATGCTTCTTCGCCAGTCCCGCGATCCTGTATCGCTGGATATGCCGGTCGGTGCTGATGAGGAAGCTCCGCTGGGCGACTTCATTGAAGATTCCGAAGCTGCAGATGCTGAGTCCGCCGTGGTTGCCTCCTTACGCCATTCCGATATTCGTGAGGTGATTGCCACTCTCGAACAGCGCGAGCAGGATGTGATCCGCATGCGCTACGGGCTTGACGACGGCGTCCCACGCACCCTGGACCAGATCGGTCGTCGTTATGGTTTGTCGCGCGAGCGCGTGCGTCAGATTGAGCGGGAAGTTATGCGGAAGTTACGTGACGGTGAGCGTGCCGATAAGCTTCGCGCCTACGCTCATTAGTGTGAGTTCTTCTCCCCCGTTGTTTTCAGCCTGGTTGCATGAATGTGCAACCAGGCTTTGTTTGATGCTGTTCAAAGTGTGTTTCGGTGATGATGAGTTCATCGCGAGCTAGGAAGACCTTGTGAAGTTTTGGAAGGCAGTTGGTTATGCAGCTAAAACATTGCAAATAGTTTGGGCCTATACATTTTCGCCTCAGAATTACAAATAGGCTATCATTGAGGACATTGGTGACAGTAAGACAAGGTTGCGGCGGCCGCTACCCTTTGATGATGCTGTGGGAACGTTTTCATAGCGGAAGCTTTACACTTCTTCTACAATGAGAATCCACTCCATTACTTGAGTCTATGCCCCCTTTTTTCTTGTTTTACCCACAAGTTCATACCGCTGTGCTGCGATAGCTGTGGTCACATATCGTGTGACCGAGCGTTGTGGGGCCTGCTGCTCACTATGAATTTTTTACAAACGGATACGAAAAACTGCACGAAAGGCTTTTGACGTGAAGGATCTGGTCGATACCACTGAAATGTATCTCCGCACCATTTACGAGCTGGAAGAAGAAGGAATTACTCCCCTTCGGGCGCGTATCGCCGAACGCCTTGAGCAGTCCGGCCCAACTGTTAGCCAGACCGTTGCCCGCATGGAGCGTGACGGCCTCGTAGTTGTTGCCTCCGACCGGAGCCTGCAAATGACTCCTGAGGGTCGTGCGCTTGCGATTGCTGTGATGCGTAAGCACCGTCTCGCTGAGCGTCTGTTAACCGATATCATTGGCCTCGACATTAACAAGGTGCATGAGGAAGCGTGCCGCTGGGAGCACGTGATGAGTGATGAGGTTGAG contains these protein-coding regions:
- a CDS encoding sigma-70 family RNA polymerase sigma factor, whose protein sequence is MSSSTLREFDSDDSYEFVGDDLPTPAEGDDYGSAIDSLDVDDSDDPALIDDVDDVDDVADSEEEDDPSRSVRTISLASPDNVNVDELDDEEAKELDRGSRRGHTNDNPSADLVRVYLNGIGKTALLSAEDEVYLAQTIEIGLYAEYLLNDSDQNLTRAMKRDLKVLVKEGRKARSHLLEANLRLVVSLAKRYTGRGMPLLDLIQEGNLGLIRAMEKFDYSKGFKFSTYATWWIRQAITRGMADQSRTIRLPVHLVEQVNKLSRIKREMYQHLGREATHEELAEETGIDESKIEMLLRQSRDPVSLDMPVGADEEAPLGDFIEDSEAADAESAVVASLRHSDIREVIATLEQREQDVIRMRYGLDDGVPRTLDQIGRRYGLSRERVRQIEREVMRKLRDGERADKLRAYAH